A part of Terriglobales bacterium genomic DNA contains:
- a CDS encoding TolC family protein, whose amino-acid sequence MAAEIPTSRSSAQDPFGGSVVTEKATDQVIQLSLKDAINRGLKANLGALLTEQGITSAGAQRWRALQQMLPDLTGRVGESVQEVNLAAMGFKFPGVPTIIGPFSNFDARAYLTASAGLSQYQSIRAAVENLKAAQFSYQNALELVVFSVSNSYLQVLTSAANVVNAQAQVQTAQAIVNQAEQMHQAGVTAKIDGLRAAVELQARKQDLIVQQNNLDKSKIALARVIGLPLDQKYELSDTLQFIAAPTMTQEEAVHQAYQSRLDYRQAQAQVRAAESSQRAAHFERLPSLSFTGNFGDIGISPGSSHGTFVAAGGVQFPIFEEGRIRGDIDQASAELKQSKDRLSDLQARIDAEIRTAFLDINAAAEQVQVADATVKLAQEELSEARERFTAGVTDNLEVVQAQGSLVNAQNQYVASLYIHNLAKLSLARALGEARQNAATYLGGK is encoded by the coding sequence ATGGCCGCGGAGATCCCGACATCGCGGTCCTCCGCGCAAGATCCGTTCGGCGGCAGCGTGGTTACAGAAAAAGCCACGGATCAGGTGATCCAGCTTTCGTTGAAGGACGCGATCAATCGCGGCCTGAAAGCCAACCTGGGCGCGCTCCTCACCGAGCAAGGCATTACTTCCGCCGGGGCGCAGCGTTGGCGAGCCCTCCAACAGATGCTGCCCGATCTCACCGGACGCGTGGGCGAGAGCGTACAGGAGGTCAACCTTGCGGCAATGGGATTTAAGTTCCCCGGCGTGCCTACCATCATCGGACCATTTTCGAACTTCGACGCGCGCGCTTATCTCACTGCCAGCGCTGGTCTGTCGCAGTATCAGAGCATCCGCGCAGCCGTCGAGAACCTGAAAGCTGCGCAATTTTCGTATCAGAATGCGCTTGAGTTGGTAGTGTTCTCGGTAAGCAACTCCTATCTTCAGGTGCTCACGTCGGCAGCGAACGTGGTAAACGCGCAGGCACAGGTACAGACGGCACAGGCAATCGTGAACCAGGCGGAACAGATGCATCAGGCAGGTGTGACCGCCAAGATCGATGGCCTTCGCGCTGCGGTGGAACTGCAGGCGCGCAAGCAGGATTTGATCGTTCAGCAAAACAATCTCGACAAATCGAAGATCGCGTTGGCACGCGTAATCGGCCTTCCGCTGGATCAGAAATACGAGTTGAGCGACACGCTCCAGTTCATCGCCGCACCCACAATGACGCAGGAAGAAGCAGTTCACCAGGCGTACCAATCTCGGCTCGACTACCGGCAAGCGCAAGCGCAAGTTCGCGCCGCCGAGTCGTCGCAGCGAGCTGCCCATTTTGAGCGCCTCCCGAGTCTGTCGTTCACTGGCAATTTTGGAGACATCGGCATCAGCCCGGGCAGTTCGCACGGCACATTTGTCGCCGCAGGCGGAGTTCAGTTTCCCATTTTCGAAGAAGGACGCATTCGCGGGGACATCGATCAAGCCTCGGCCGAGTTGAAGCAGAGTAAGGATCGACTATCGGATCTTCAGGCACGCATTGACGCCGAGATTCGCACGGCATTTCTCGATATCAACGCCGCCGCGGAGCAGGTGCAGGTCGCGGACGCAACGGTTAAGCTGGCACAGGAAGAACTCTCCGAAGCACGAGAACGATTTACAGCCGGCGTGACCGACAATTTAGAGGTAGTCCAGGCACAGGGATCGTTGGTGAACGCACAAAACCAATATGTAGCCAGTCTTTATATCCATAATCTGGCAAAACTCAGTCTGGCTCGCGCATTAGGCGAGGCGAGACAGAACGCCGCAACTTATTTGGGAGGCAAGTAA